Proteins from a genomic interval of Brucella melitensis bv. 1 str. 16M:
- the gadC gene encoding putative glutamine/gamma-aminobutyrate antiporter GadC, with protein sequence MTTPTASPAAGKPAAVTPARMAKLSVLTLAIMNVTAVVSLRGLPSEATYGLTSVFYYIFAAVFFLIPVSIVAAELATGWPQKGGVFRWVGEAFGPRWGFLAIFLVWVESTIWFPTVLTFGAVAIAFAGPGQRWDEALAANKLYTIGIVLVVYWAATWVSLHRLKSAARIAKWGGMIGTIIPAAILIVLGFTYYFSGNYIEVQLAWRDLIPDFTNFNNLVLAAGIFLFYAGMEMNAIHVREIDNPARNYPLAILISSLVTVAIFVLGTLAIAFIIPASQINLVQSLLITYDSFFKLFGIDWLSPVMAIALAFGVLGGVTVWVAGPSSALSVVGRAGYLPPFFQKVNAKGAPSHILIVQGLIVTFLAIMFVVLPSVQAAYQILSQLTVTLYLIMYLLMFAAAIHLRYSEPNTPRPYRVPFGAFGMWLFAGVGLVGSLIAFVLSFVPPSQIAVGSPSAYIWMLIAGNVIFVAIPLITYAIRKPHWKTPEGSADFEPFNWEKEGRMPGSQQAAG encoded by the coding sequence ATGACAACACCAACCGCATCACCAGCAGCAGGCAAGCCTGCCGCTGTAACACCCGCCAGAATGGCGAAGCTTAGTGTGCTTACGCTTGCCATCATGAATGTGACGGCTGTGGTCAGCTTGCGCGGGCTACCGTCGGAAGCAACTTACGGCCTGACTTCGGTTTTTTATTATATCTTTGCAGCCGTTTTCTTTCTTATTCCCGTATCGATTGTCGCGGCCGAGCTTGCGACCGGCTGGCCGCAAAAAGGCGGCGTGTTCCGCTGGGTGGGTGAAGCCTTCGGCCCAAGATGGGGCTTTCTCGCGATCTTCCTTGTCTGGGTGGAATCCACCATCTGGTTCCCGACGGTTCTGACCTTCGGTGCGGTCGCAATTGCCTTCGCCGGGCCGGGGCAAAGATGGGATGAGGCGCTTGCCGCAAACAAGCTCTATACGATTGGCATCGTGCTCGTGGTCTATTGGGCCGCGACATGGGTGAGCCTGCACAGATTGAAATCCGCTGCGCGTATTGCAAAGTGGGGCGGCATGATCGGAACCATCATTCCGGCGGCAATCCTCATCGTTCTGGGCTTTACCTATTATTTTTCGGGCAACTATATCGAAGTGCAGCTTGCATGGCGCGATCTGATCCCGGATTTCACCAATTTCAACAATCTGGTTCTGGCGGCCGGTATTTTCCTGTTCTATGCGGGCATGGAAATGAACGCTATCCATGTGCGTGAAATCGATAATCCGGCCAGAAATTATCCGCTGGCCATCCTGATCTCTTCGCTTGTCACCGTTGCAATCTTCGTGTTGGGAACGCTGGCCATCGCCTTCATCATTCCCGCATCGCAGATCAATCTGGTCCAGAGCCTGCTGATCACCTACGACTCCTTTTTCAAGCTTTTCGGTATTGACTGGCTTTCTCCCGTCATGGCGATCGCTCTGGCTTTCGGTGTGCTGGGCGGTGTGACCGTCTGGGTTGCCGGTCCGTCGTCTGCTTTGTCGGTGGTTGGCCGGGCGGGCTATCTGCCGCCTTTCTTCCAGAAGGTGAATGCAAAGGGCGCGCCGAGCCATATTCTCATCGTGCAGGGCCTGATCGTCACATTTCTGGCCATCATGTTTGTGGTGCTGCCATCCGTTCAGGCGGCCTATCAGATACTGAGCCAGCTTACTGTGACGCTTTATCTGATCATGTATCTGCTGATGTTCGCGGCTGCCATTCATCTGCGCTACAGCGAGCCGAACACGCCGCGTCCATACCGGGTTCCATTCGGTGCCTTCGGTATGTGGCTCTTTGCCGGTGTGGGACTTGTCGGTTCGCTCATAGCCTTTGTTCTCAGCTTCGTGCCGCCGTCACAAATCGCTGTCGGCAGCCCCAGCGCCTATATCTGGATGCTGATTGCAGGCAATGTGATTTTCGTCGCTATCCCATTGATTACCTACGCAATTCGCAAGCCGCACTGGAAAACGCCGGAAGGGTCGGCCGATTTTGAGCCGTTCAACTGGGAAAAGGAAGGCCGGATGCCGGGTTCCCAGCAAGCCGCAGGCTGA
- a CDS encoding DUF1269 domain-containing protein, with protein sequence MNDLVFIAFPDEQKAEEVRQRVLELQREYLIELGDAVVVVKDSDGRVKLNQLVNSTAAGAVSGALWGTLIGFIFFMPLVGTALGAATGAIGGKLTDVGIDDNFMKDAASVLQPGSAGLFLLIRKMTTDKVLADLKGIGGTVVRTSLDEKAENALRKAIAEHVVSSATQTAPTGTSGA encoded by the coding sequence ATGAATGATCTGGTTTTCATCGCTTTTCCCGACGAACAAAAGGCAGAAGAGGTACGCCAGCGGGTTCTGGAACTTCAGCGTGAATATCTTATCGAACTGGGCGATGCTGTTGTCGTGGTCAAGGATAGCGATGGCCGTGTGAAGCTCAACCAGCTTGTCAATTCGACCGCTGCCGGTGCTGTTTCCGGCGCTCTCTGGGGAACGCTTATCGGCTTTATTTTCTTCATGCCCCTGGTTGGCACTGCGCTCGGCGCGGCAACCGGCGCTATCGGCGGCAAGCTGACGGATGTCGGCATCGATGATAATTTCATGAAGGATGCCGCCAGCGTTCTACAGCCGGGCAGCGCGGGCCTGTTCCTGCTGATCCGCAAGATGACGACCGACAAGGTTCTGGCCGATCTCAAGGGTATCGGCGGCACGGTTGTCCGCACGTCGCTGGACGAAAAGGCTGAAAACGCCTTGCGCAAGGCCATTGCCGAACATGTTGTGTCCAGCGCCACGCAAACGGCACCCACGGGTACTTCCGGCGCATAA
- the bepF gene encoding multidrug efflux RND transporter periplasmic adaptor subunit BepF, whose amino-acid sequence MVAFWTCRNAWFQHLPFAKRGDENAPSGPRRLRPWFLVLALGLAACSEDKSAPQQAAPLPPIPVGVIKITERPTHPQLSFVGRVEATDSVDLIARVDGFLDKRTFTEGQAVKTGDLLFVLQKDALQAAQANLAKAQADADNLKLQTERARSLYKQKTVSQAMLDDRVAAEKQALAVVQQAQASLERAQINLGYTDIRAPFSGRIGMANFSVGALVGPSSGPLATIVSQDPIYVTFPVSDKTILDLTEGGRTATDRSNVAVSLTLSNGMTYPQTGAIDFTGIKINPNTDTLMVRAQFPNPNNVLIDGQYVQVTATSKHPVEALLVPQKAIMTDQSGNYVLAVGEDNKVIQRQITQGSTFGSNVVVKSGLAVGDQVVVDGLQRIRPGQKVDPQIVDATTPAQKAMSVGN is encoded by the coding sequence ATGGTTGCCTTTTGGACGTGCCGAAACGCTTGGTTCCAACACCTTCCTTTTGCGAAGCGCGGCGACGAAAATGCGCCATCTGGACCACGCCGGCTGCGCCCCTGGTTCCTCGTTCTGGCTCTGGGGCTTGCAGCGTGCAGCGAAGACAAGTCAGCTCCGCAGCAAGCCGCTCCCCTGCCCCCGATACCTGTCGGCGTCATCAAGATAACAGAGCGCCCCACCCATCCCCAGCTCTCCTTCGTCGGACGTGTCGAGGCAACCGATAGCGTCGATCTGATAGCCCGCGTCGATGGCTTTCTCGACAAGCGCACCTTCACCGAAGGTCAGGCCGTAAAGACCGGGGATTTGCTGTTTGTCCTGCAAAAGGATGCGCTTCAGGCGGCGCAGGCCAATCTTGCAAAAGCGCAGGCCGATGCCGACAACCTGAAACTCCAGACCGAGCGCGCCCGCTCGCTCTACAAGCAGAAGACCGTTTCGCAAGCCATGCTTGATGATCGTGTGGCAGCGGAAAAGCAGGCTTTGGCCGTCGTGCAGCAGGCGCAGGCTTCGCTGGAACGGGCGCAAATCAATCTCGGCTATACCGATATACGCGCGCCTTTTTCCGGACGCATCGGCATGGCCAATTTCAGCGTCGGCGCCCTTGTCGGGCCGTCCTCAGGCCCTCTGGCAACGATCGTCAGCCAGGACCCGATTTACGTCACCTTCCCCGTCAGCGACAAGACCATTCTCGATTTAACCGAAGGCGGGAGAACGGCCACAGACCGCAGCAATGTAGCCGTCAGCCTGACGCTCTCCAACGGCATGACATATCCGCAAACGGGGGCCATCGACTTTACCGGGATCAAGATTAATCCCAATACCGATACGCTGATGGTCCGGGCACAGTTTCCCAATCCGAACAATGTCCTGATCGACGGGCAGTATGTTCAGGTAACGGCGACGAGCAAACACCCCGTTGAAGCCCTGCTCGTCCCGCAAAAGGCAATCATGACCGACCAGAGCGGCAATTACGTTCTGGCCGTCGGTGAAGATAACAAGGTCATCCAGCGCCAGATCACGCAAGGTTCGACCTTTGGCAGCAATGTTGTGGTCAAGTCCGGCCTCGCGGTGGGCGATCAGGTCGTGGTCGATGGCCTCCAGCGCATCCGGCCCGGCCAGAAGGTCGATCCGCAGATCGTCGATGCAACCACGCCCGCCCAGAAAGCCATGTCGGTGGGGAATTGA
- a CDS encoding ABC transporter permease: protein MGRVAKILFGVAAVVFLVAPLFAILPLAFTSSVFLTYPVPGWSVRWFEELTTAEVWRRAIVNSLIIGFGTMALATVLGTMAALGLRTRGLFLSGPIRTLFLLPMVVPAVVLGVGMQLFFVRLDIANSYFGVIVAHTVVSIPFVLVSVSGALAGIDRRLELAAESLGAAPLTVFRKITLPLAMPGIASGGVLAFATSLDEVVLTLFVAGPNQRTLARQMFSTIRENISPAIAAAAFLFISGTVLIGLAAVLFKGRASPQ from the coding sequence ATGGGGCGTGTTGCAAAAATTCTTTTCGGTGTTGCGGCAGTCGTTTTTCTGGTCGCACCGCTTTTCGCCATCCTGCCGCTCGCCTTCACCTCCAGCGTGTTCCTGACCTATCCCGTTCCCGGCTGGTCGGTTCGCTGGTTCGAGGAATTGACAACGGCGGAGGTGTGGCGACGGGCAATCGTCAACAGCCTGATTATCGGTTTTGGAACCATGGCGCTTGCAACGGTTCTGGGCACGATGGCGGCACTTGGCCTGCGTACACGCGGGCTTTTCCTCTCAGGGCCAATCCGCACGCTCTTTCTTCTGCCAATGGTGGTTCCAGCGGTGGTGCTGGGCGTTGGCATGCAGCTTTTTTTCGTCCGTCTCGATATCGCCAATTCCTATTTCGGCGTTATCGTTGCGCATACGGTCGTGTCCATCCCCTTCGTGCTTGTCAGCGTGAGTGGTGCACTTGCCGGTATTGACAGGCGTTTGGAACTTGCAGCCGAAAGTCTTGGTGCTGCTCCGCTCACGGTCTTCCGCAAGATCACGCTGCCGCTCGCCATGCCCGGCATCGCATCAGGTGGGGTTCTGGCTTTTGCCACATCGCTTGATGAAGTGGTGCTGACCCTTTTCGTGGCAGGCCCCAACCAGCGTACATTGGCGCGGCAGATGTTCTCTACCATTCGCGAGAATATCAGTCCGGCCATTGCAGCTGCTGCATTCCTGTTTATCTCCGGTACGGTGCTGATCGGCCTTGCGGCCGTGCTTTTCAAAGGTCGCGCCAGCCCGCAATAA